A stretch of the Streptomyces ortus genome encodes the following:
- the ppdK gene encoding pyruvate, phosphate dikinase, giving the protein MGRYVYDFTEGGRDMAGLLGGKGANLAEMTGLGLPVPQGFIVTTEACRAFLATGAEPEGMSRQISRHLSAVETAAGRVLGQPDGPLLLSVRSGARFSMPGMMETVLDIGLNDASVLGLAKASGNERFAWDSYRRLVQMFGSTVMGVDTELFERAMTLLKERRGAPDDLQLDASDLAGLVETYKNLIHVVTGEDFPQSPAEQLRRAVLAVFGSWNGERARLYRRREHIPDDLGTAVTVQRMVFGNLGPDSGSGVAFTRDPATGRGGLYGDYLSNAQGEDVVAGIRNTVPLAELERLDPASYRRLREHLRTLENHYRDLCDIEFTIERGTLWMLQTRVGKRTAEAAFAIAAELADEGLITADEALSRVSGDGLAHLMFPRFDTSVTGDPLARGLPASPGAAVGAAVFDSAEAVRRAAAGEKVVLVRQETTPDDLPGMVAAQAVLTSRGGKTSHAAVVARGMGKVCVCGAEELTVDTRARRFTTGDGAVVEEGTVISVDGSAGAVYPGAAPLVDSAVMRYLETGACAEQSDKVVDAVARSLQLADRARRLEVRANADTPEDAARARRFGAQGVGLCRTEHMFLGERRKLIEQMILAADDDTRERALAALLPLQRKDFVGILEAMDGLPVTIRLLDPPLHEFLPDHTELAVRIATTEAHGDLPDPHDAELLDAVNRMHEENPMLGLRGVRLGLVVPGLVAMQVRAIAEAVVERRRAGGSPKAEIMVPLVGAVEELRIEREEVERVLAEVSAESGIEVTCPVGTMIELPRAALTAGRIAGQAEFFSFGTNDLTQTTWGFSRDDVEAAFFSAYLDKGVFATSPFETIDREGVGRLVGIAVAEGRAARPDLTIGVCGEHGGDPESVHFFHAAGLDYVSCSPFRVPVARLEAGRAALPKTAASDSR; this is encoded by the coding sequence CGAGGGCATGTCCCGACAGATCTCCCGCCATCTGTCGGCCGTCGAGACCGCGGCCGGACGGGTGCTGGGACAGCCGGACGGCCCGCTGCTGCTGTCCGTCCGCTCCGGGGCCCGCTTCTCCATGCCGGGTATGATGGAGACGGTCCTCGACATCGGTCTCAACGACGCCTCCGTCCTGGGGCTGGCCAAGGCCTCGGGCAACGAGCGGTTCGCCTGGGACTCGTACCGCAGGCTGGTGCAGATGTTCGGCAGCACGGTCATGGGCGTCGACACCGAACTGTTCGAGCGGGCCATGACGCTGCTCAAGGAGCGGCGCGGGGCCCCGGACGATCTGCAGCTGGACGCGAGCGACCTGGCCGGGCTGGTGGAGACGTACAAGAACCTGATCCACGTCGTGACGGGCGAGGACTTCCCGCAGTCGCCCGCCGAGCAGCTGCGGCGGGCGGTCCTCGCGGTCTTCGGTTCGTGGAACGGCGAACGGGCCCGCCTGTACCGGCGGCGCGAGCACATCCCCGACGACCTGGGCACCGCGGTCACCGTGCAGCGCATGGTGTTCGGCAACCTCGGCCCCGACTCCGGCAGCGGTGTCGCCTTCACCCGCGACCCGGCCACCGGACGCGGCGGACTGTACGGCGACTACCTGTCCAACGCACAGGGCGAGGACGTCGTCGCCGGCATCCGCAACACCGTGCCCCTCGCCGAACTGGAACGGCTCGACCCGGCCTCCTACCGGCGGCTGCGCGAGCACCTGCGGACGCTGGAGAACCACTACCGGGACCTGTGCGACATCGAGTTCACCATCGAGCGCGGCACCCTGTGGATGCTGCAGACCCGGGTCGGCAAGCGCACCGCGGAGGCCGCGTTCGCCATCGCCGCCGAACTGGCCGACGAGGGACTCATCACCGCCGACGAGGCCCTGTCCCGGGTGAGCGGGGACGGCCTCGCCCACCTGATGTTCCCGCGGTTCGACACCTCGGTGACCGGTGACCCGCTCGCCCGCGGTCTGCCCGCCTCGCCGGGTGCGGCGGTGGGCGCGGCCGTCTTCGACTCCGCCGAGGCCGTACGGCGTGCCGCGGCCGGGGAGAAGGTCGTCCTGGTCCGCCAGGAGACCACCCCCGACGATCTGCCGGGCATGGTCGCCGCCCAGGCCGTTCTCACCAGCCGAGGCGGAAAGACGAGCCATGCGGCGGTCGTCGCCCGCGGCATGGGCAAGGTCTGCGTCTGCGGGGCCGAGGAACTCACCGTGGACACCAGGGCACGGCGTTTCACCACCGGCGACGGCGCCGTCGTCGAGGAGGGCACGGTCATCTCGGTGGACGGCTCCGCGGGTGCCGTGTACCCGGGAGCGGCCCCACTGGTCGACTCCGCGGTCATGCGGTACCTGGAGACCGGTGCATGCGCCGAGCAGTCGGACAAAGTGGTGGACGCGGTGGCTCGTTCCCTGCAACTGGCCGACCGGGCAAGGCGGTTGGAGGTGCGGGCCAACGCCGACACGCCGGAGGACGCCGCCCGGGCCCGCCGGTTCGGCGCCCAGGGCGTCGGCCTGTGCCGCACCGAGCACATGTTCCTCGGAGAACGCCGCAAGCTCATCGAGCAGATGATCCTGGCCGCCGACGACGACACACGCGAACGCGCCCTCGCCGCGCTGCTGCCCCTGCAGCGGAAGGACTTCGTCGGCATCCTCGAAGCGATGGACGGACTGCCGGTCACCATCCGTCTTCTGGACCCGCCGCTGCACGAGTTCCTGCCCGACCACACCGAACTCGCCGTACGCATCGCCACCACCGAGGCACACGGCGACCTGCCGGATCCGCACGACGCCGAACTGCTCGACGCCGTGAACCGCATGCACGAGGAGAACCCGATGCTCGGCCTGCGCGGTGTACGCCTGGGTCTGGTGGTGCCGGGCCTGGTCGCCATGCAGGTACGGGCCATCGCCGAAGCGGTCGTCGAGCGCAGGCGGGCCGGCGGCTCACCGAAGGCGGAGATCATGGTGCCGCTGGTGGGTGCCGTCGAGGAACTGCGCATCGAGCGCGAGGAGGTGGAACGCGTACTGGCCGAGGTGTCGGCCGAGTCCGGCATCGAGGTGACCTGCCCGGTCGGCACCATGATCGAGCTGCCCCGGGCCGCGCTCACCGCCGGCCGGATCGCCGGGCAAGCAGAGTTCTTCTCCTTCGGCACGAACGATCTGACCCAGACCACCTGGGGTTTCTCCCGCGACGACGTCGAGGCGGCGTTCTTCTCCGCCTACCTCGACAAGGGTGTCTTCGCCACGTCCCCGTTCGAGACGATCGACCGCGAGGGCGTGGGGCGACTGGTCGGGATCGCGGTCGCCGAGGGCCGCGCGGCCCGGCCCGACCTGACGATCGGGGTCTGCGGAGAGCACGGCGGCGATCCCGAGTCCGTGCACTTCTTCCACGCGGCGGGACTGGACTACGTGTCCTGCTCACCGTTCCGGGTCCCGGTGGCCCGCCTGGAAGCCGGACGCGCCGCCCTGCCGAAGACCGCAGCGAGCGACAGCCGATGA
- a CDS encoding flavodoxin domain-containing protein, with translation MTESVLVAYGTKNGSTAQIAEAIAAVLRKNGLTADARPAASAEAGVASYDAVVVGGALYAGRWHRDARRFVRRHRPQLAARPVWLFSSGPLDASASERDIPPVSDVRRVMGRLDIREHVTFGGCIEEGARGYMARLILRSGKGGDFRDFGAVEAWAERIGAELVGEQAAERGREGSREGSGEGKG, from the coding sequence ATGACCGAGAGCGTGCTGGTCGCCTACGGGACGAAGAACGGATCGACCGCGCAGATCGCCGAGGCCATCGCGGCGGTCCTGCGCAAGAACGGACTGACAGCCGACGCACGGCCGGCCGCGTCCGCGGAGGCAGGCGTCGCGTCGTACGACGCCGTGGTGGTCGGCGGCGCGCTGTACGCCGGACGCTGGCACCGGGACGCCCGCCGGTTCGTCCGGCGGCACCGCCCTCAACTGGCGGCGCGTCCGGTGTGGCTGTTCAGCAGCGGGCCCCTCGACGCGTCGGCCTCGGAGCGGGACATCCCACCCGTGTCCGACGTACGGCGCGTCATGGGCCGGCTGGACATCAGGGAGCACGTGACGTTCGGGGGGTGCATCGAGGAAGGTGCGCGCGGGTACATGGCCCGGTTGATCCTGCGTTCCGGAAAGGGCGGAGACTTCCGGGACTTCGGGGCGGTCGAGGCGTGGGCGGAGCGCATCGGCGCCGAACTCGTGGGCGAGCAGGCAGCGGAGCGTGGGCGAGAAGGCAGCCGAGAAGGCAGCGGAGAAGGAAAAGGCTGA
- a CDS encoding CBS domain-containing protein: MKHDKIGSVMTTEVVRATYGTPFKEVARRLAEHRISGLPVIDEDEKVIGVISETDLMLRQARTPDPYAPKRRFSLAGLRPGVRRQAVKARARTAGQLMTEPPVTAHADDTIVEAARTMARRRVERLPVLDEEDRLVGIVTRRDLLQVFLRPDREIRQEVVDEVLVRSLWLAPTTVDVSVTEGVVTLTGHVERKSESEIAVSMTRQIDGVVAVVDKLTFRLDDARFRADENAPHGVADDWLRRM, encoded by the coding sequence ATGAAACACGACAAGATCGGTTCCGTGATGACGACCGAGGTCGTCCGGGCCACGTACGGCACCCCGTTCAAGGAGGTGGCACGGCGGCTCGCGGAGCACCGGATCAGCGGCCTGCCCGTCATCGACGAGGACGAGAAGGTCATCGGAGTCATCTCCGAGACCGACCTGATGCTTCGGCAGGCACGGACGCCCGACCCGTACGCCCCGAAGCGTCGCTTCTCGCTCGCCGGGCTGAGGCCCGGCGTCCGCAGGCAGGCCGTGAAGGCGAGGGCCCGGACCGCGGGGCAGCTGATGACCGAACCGCCTGTGACGGCGCACGCCGACGACACGATCGTCGAGGCCGCCCGCACCATGGCCCGGCGACGGGTGGAACGCCTGCCTGTCCTGGACGAGGAGGACCGGCTCGTGGGCATCGTCACCCGCCGCGACCTGCTGCAGGTGTTTCTGCGGCCCGACCGGGAGATCCGGCAGGAGGTCGTCGACGAGGTGCTGGTCAGGTCGCTGTGGCTGGCGCCCACCACGGTCGACGTCTCGGTGACCGAGGGCGTGGTCACGCTCACCGGTCACGTGGAACGCAAGAGCGAGTCGGAGATCGCCGTTTCCATGACGCGCCAGATCGACGGTGTCGTCGCGGTGGTCGACAAGCTCACCTTCCGGCTGGACGACGCGCGGTTCCGGGCCGACGAGAACGCGCCGCACGGGGTCGCCGACGACTGGCTGCGCAGGATGTAG
- a CDS encoding CBS domain-containing protein, translating to MLGMPHVVNDVMTHTVATVGRGASFKEIVQTMQERNVSALPVVGENGEVVGIVSEADLLPKEEFRDSGPDLPRSRLRGLTDLTKAGAVTAGELMTSPALTTPPGTTLAQAARTMARSGVKRLPVVDGSGSLHGIVSRSDLLKVFLRADEEIAEEVRREVVAHLFPPSSRVRTEVRDGVVKLGGHIGDRSLVPLAARLTRAVDGVVDVEFDFS from the coding sequence ATGCTCGGCATGCCGCACGTCGTGAACGATGTGATGACCCATACCGTCGCCACCGTGGGCCGCGGGGCCTCGTTCAAGGAGATCGTCCAGACGATGCAGGAGCGGAACGTCAGCGCCCTGCCCGTCGTGGGCGAGAACGGAGAGGTGGTCGGGATCGTCTCCGAGGCCGATCTGCTGCCCAAGGAGGAGTTCCGCGACAGTGGCCCGGACCTCCCCCGGTCCCGGCTTCGCGGGCTCACCGATCTCACCAAGGCCGGGGCGGTGACCGCCGGGGAACTCATGACCTCCCCCGCCCTCACCACACCCCCCGGCACGACGCTCGCCCAGGCCGCCCGGACCATGGCCCGCTCCGGGGTCAAGCGACTCCCGGTCGTCGACGGCTCCGGTTCGCTGCACGGCATCGTCAGCCGCTCGGACCTGCTGAAGGTCTTTCTGCGTGCGGACGAGGAGATAGCGGAGGAGGTCCGGCGAGAAGTCGTGGCCCACCTCTTCCCGCCCTCGTCCCGCGTGCGCACCGAGGTACGGGACGGGGTCGTGAAGCTCGGCGGACACATCGGCGACAGGTCACTCGTCCCCCTGGCCGCACGTCTGACACGGGCCGTGGACGGTGTCGTGGACGTCGAGTTCGACTTCTCCTGA
- a CDS encoding CBS domain-containing protein has translation MTHTVVAVGREASFKEIVELLAQWKVSALPVLAGEGRVIGVVSEADLLRAEELRDADDEATARAGVPPERVAAGGPTAGGPTTDGLTAGGLTAGELMSTPAVTVHPDATLPEAARIMARRRVKRLPVVDRIGLLQGVVSRGDLLKVFLRSDEEIADEIRRSVLIQLPVTTPLTVGVAGGVVTLGGSLPDRCLVPVLTRAVRAVEGVVDVRTELVHR, from the coding sequence ATGACCCATACCGTCGTCGCCGTCGGGCGAGAGGCGTCCTTCAAGGAGATCGTCGAACTGCTCGCCCAGTGGAAGGTCAGCGCACTGCCCGTGCTGGCCGGCGAGGGACGGGTCATCGGCGTGGTGTCCGAGGCGGACCTGCTGCGCGCGGAGGAGCTGCGGGATGCCGACGACGAGGCCACCGCCCGTGCGGGCGTCCCTCCGGAACGGGTCGCGGCGGGTGGCCCGACCGCGGGTGGCCCGACCACAGATGGTCTGACTGCGGGCGGTCTGACCGCGGGCGAGCTGATGAGCACTCCCGCCGTCACCGTGCATCCCGACGCCACGCTGCCCGAGGCCGCGCGCATCATGGCCCGCCGCAGGGTCAAGCGGCTCCCGGTCGTCGACAGGATCGGCCTGCTGCAGGGTGTGGTGAGCCGCGGCGACCTGCTGAAGGTCTTCCTCCGGTCCGACGAGGAGATCGCCGACGAGATCCGGCGGTCCGTCCTCATCCAGCTTCCGGTCACCACCCCCCTGACGGTCGGCGTCGCCGGCGGTGTGGTCACGCTGGGCGGAAGTCTGCCCGACCGCTGCCTCGTACCGGTGCTGACCCGGGCCGTGCGGGCCGTCGAAGGGGTCGTCGACGTACGCACCGAACTCGTGCACCGATGA
- a CDS encoding pyridoxamine 5'-phosphate oxidase family protein → MLPHNAEPGSPGLRVSVELDSDEALRLLGSVSLGRIVFTQHALPTIRPVNHVLDAGHIVIRTHDGAALTTRTRQADGPGVVVAYEADAIDPDTHLGWSVVVTGYARLVTDPREVARYQTLLRPWLHRTMDHAVLIHPDLITGVRLTETVG, encoded by the coding sequence ATGCTTCCCCACAATGCCGAGCCGGGTTCTCCCGGGCTTCGCGTGAGCGTCGAGCTCGACAGCGACGAAGCCCTGCGGTTGCTGGGCAGTGTGTCGCTGGGAAGGATCGTCTTCACCCAGCACGCCCTGCCGACCATCCGTCCGGTCAACCACGTACTGGACGCCGGGCACATCGTCATCCGCACCCACGACGGGGCGGCACTCACCACACGTACGCGGCAGGCCGACGGCCCTGGCGTGGTCGTCGCCTATGAGGCCGACGCCATCGATCCGGACACACACCTCGGCTGGAGCGTGGTCGTCACCGGCTATGCCCGTCTGGTCACCGACCCGCGCGAAGTCGCCCGCTACCAGACGCTGCTCCGGCCCTGGTTGCACCGGACCATGGACCACGCGGTCCTCATCCACCCCGATCTGATCACCGGAGTACGCCTCACGGAGACCGTCGGGTGA
- a CDS encoding universal stress protein produces the protein MSTQWVMVIGDDLSARTRVVKWAACEAARRGLPLRIVHVAPRVEHGTPRYDGGHPRPVANPVAAQLAHAHTGLRVDTTHITGTVVREGRSLVRNAQLVVVGTGTGTGTGTGTGTGTGTGTGTGTGAGTGTGTPEESGSAGPFPSPIVREIVGGAACPVVFVPGGPGPARPPNRPTRITVGIDARDPAAGALDFAFGTARLRQARLRAVHAWSLPPAAAELPFRVPEKDRATWEDHEVQLLSDVLRPWREKDPTVPVLEDVVLFSPTEALLRDPDNAELVVVGRGRPVVHGLSATVDTLLRSTGSPVAVVPE, from the coding sequence ATGTCGACGCAGTGGGTGATGGTCATCGGAGACGACCTGTCGGCGCGCACGCGTGTCGTGAAGTGGGCGGCGTGTGAGGCGGCGCGGCGGGGGCTTCCTCTGCGGATCGTCCATGTCGCGCCGCGGGTGGAACACGGCACGCCCCGGTACGACGGGGGTCACCCGCGACCCGTGGCGAACCCCGTGGCGGCTCAACTTGCCCACGCTCACACGGGGTTGAGAGTCGACACCACGCACATCACCGGAACGGTCGTACGGGAAGGGCGTTCGCTGGTCCGGAACGCGCAACTGGTCGTCGTAGGAACAGGAACGGGTACGGGTACGGGTACGGGTACGGGTACGGGTACGGGTACGGGTACGGGTACGGGTACGGGCGCAGGCACAGGCACAGGCACGCCGGAGGAGTCCGGGTCCGCCGGTCCGTTCCCGAGTCCGATCGTCCGGGAGATCGTCGGGGGCGCCGCGTGCCCGGTCGTGTTCGTGCCCGGCGGTCCCGGCCCCGCGAGACCGCCGAACCGGCCCACCCGGATCACCGTCGGGATCGACGCGCGCGACCCCGCGGCCGGTGCGCTCGATTTCGCCTTCGGCACGGCTCGGCTGCGGCAGGCGCGGCTGCGGGCGGTGCACGCCTGGTCGCTTCCGCCGGCCGCCGCCGAACTGCCCTTCCGCGTACCGGAGAAGGACCGCGCCACGTGGGAGGACCACGAGGTGCAGCTGCTGTCCGACGTGCTGCGGCCGTGGCGTGAGAAGGACCCGACCGTGCCGGTCCTTGAGGACGTCGTCCTGTTCTCGCCGACCGAGGCGCTGCTACGCGATCCGGACAACGCCGAGCTCGTGGTGGTCGGACGCGGACGCCCGGTCGTGCACGGTCTGTCCGCCACCGTGGACACCCTGCTGCGGTCCACCGGAAGTCCGGTGGCCGTCGTGCCGGAGTGA
- a CDS encoding universal stress protein, which produces MLAPVIAGVDGSAESLSAAEWAAREAVRRERPLWLLHARNWHPRQDGEAANAAQRHQARRVLRRAEDRVRRACPAVRLSEEQADGPATAALLRAADRAELLVLGSRGLSGFTGFLVGSVALGVVAKATCPVVLVRAGEEPQDEHVPEADGGASDRTCYRDVVLGLDAGDPSDTVIDFAFAAARSRGARLRVLYAWQAPSAFELGPGDVALADRPQQAREWRGFLSAVLQVWRDKYPDVEVLECVPQGKAASVLIKAASTAGLLVVGHHLAERPLGPRTGPVTHAAVHHVSCPVAVVPLL; this is translated from the coding sequence ATGCTCGCGCCTGTGATTGCCGGAGTCGACGGTTCCGCCGAGAGTCTCTCCGCGGCCGAGTGGGCGGCCCGCGAGGCCGTACGCCGCGAACGTCCCCTGTGGTTGCTGCACGCCCGCAACTGGCATCCTCGCCAGGACGGCGAGGCGGCGAACGCGGCGCAGCGCCATCAGGCCCGCCGTGTACTGCGCCGGGCGGAGGATCGTGTCCGCCGTGCCTGCCCCGCGGTCCGGCTGTCCGAGGAGCAGGCCGACGGGCCCGCGACAGCCGCCCTGTTGCGGGCAGCCGACCGTGCGGAACTGCTGGTCCTGGGGTCGCGTGGGCTCAGCGGCTTCACCGGCTTCCTGGTGGGCTCCGTGGCCCTCGGCGTGGTGGCGAAGGCGACGTGTCCCGTCGTCCTCGTACGGGCGGGGGAGGAACCGCAGGACGAGCATGTTCCCGAGGCGGACGGGGGCGCCTCCGATCGCACCTGCTACCGCGACGTGGTGCTGGGTCTCGATGCCGGTGACCCGAGCGACACGGTGATCGACTTCGCCTTCGCGGCGGCCCGGTCGCGCGGTGCCCGGCTGCGGGTCCTCTACGCCTGGCAGGCGCCCTCCGCGTTCGAACTGGGCCCGGGAGACGTCGCTCTCGCGGACCGGCCGCAGCAGGCACGGGAGTGGCGGGGTTTCCTGTCCGCGGTGCTTCAGGTGTGGCGGGACAAGTACCCCGACGTCGAAGTCCTGGAATGCGTACCGCAGGGCAAAGCGGCCTCGGTGCTGATCAAGGCCGCTTCCACGGCGGGTCTTCTGGTGGTCGGTCATCACCTGGCCGAGCGTCCCCTCGGACCGCGTACCGGACCCGTCACCCACGCCGCCGTCCATCACGTGAGCTGTCCCGTCGCCGTGGTGCCCCTCTTGTGA
- a CDS encoding Rv1733c family protein, whose product MGKARRTTVLGWRWRRRDNPLRRHSDRAEAWVVLATWVLAAAGAIAAGLASALVIEDVMARSRAEGREVSAVLLETAPAALRDVSTGATYTHVRAKVRWTDGEGTVHIDRASVRAGADAGATATVWTDGNGHLIPTPMGPTEAEARAVLTGVGAAVGGGLAVLAGGRLVRLRIERRATELWAREWEKVGPRWGHRTG is encoded by the coding sequence ATGGGGAAGGCCAGGCGCACGACGGTCCTGGGATGGCGATGGCGACGGCGGGACAATCCTCTGCGGCGGCACAGCGACAGGGCGGAAGCGTGGGTCGTCCTGGCCACCTGGGTGCTGGCGGCGGCCGGCGCGATCGCTGCGGGACTCGCCTCCGCCCTGGTGATCGAGGACGTGATGGCGCGCAGCCGTGCGGAGGGCCGGGAAGTGTCCGCCGTGCTTCTCGAAACCGCGCCGGCCGCTCTGCGTGACGTGAGCACCGGAGCCACCTACACACATGTGCGGGCGAAGGTGCGGTGGACCGATGGCGAGGGGACGGTGCACATCGACCGCGCGAGCGTACGGGCCGGCGCGGACGCCGGTGCCACGGCGACGGTCTGGACGGACGGGAACGGCCACCTGATCCCCACGCCCATGGGCCCGACGGAGGCAGAGGCACGCGCGGTCCTGACCGGGGTGGGCGCTGCTGTCGGCGGCGGTCTGGCGGTCCTGGCGGGCGGACGGCTCGTCCGGCTGCGGATCGAGCGCCGTGCCACCGAACTGTGGGCCCGGGAATGGGAGAAGGTCGGGCCTCGGTGGGGCCACCGGACCGGCTGA